In one window of Macadamia integrifolia cultivar HAES 741 unplaced genomic scaffold, SCU_Mint_v3 scaffold2686, whole genome shotgun sequence DNA:
- the LOC122067054 gene encoding uncharacterized protein LOC122067054, producing MLGYGGSGAMQCSEIIFNTGSMPNGVNNNFLVLIPKVDGANTLDRFFPLCMSNFFCKIISKVMAMRLETLLPRLISEEQGAFQKGKMIHDNISVASELGNLMFFANRGGGLGLKIDIRKAYDTISLVIHFSGFE from the coding sequence ATGCTGGGATACGGTGGAAGTGGAGCTATGCAATGCAGTGAGATAATTTTCAACACAGGGTCTATGCCAAATGGGGTGAATAATAATTTTCTGGTATTGATTCCAAAGGTGGATGGCGCAAATACGCTTGATAGATTTTTCCCTCTTTGTATGAGCAACTTCTTCTGTAAAATCATATCCAAAGTTATGGCGATGCGCCTTGAGACTCTCCTCCCTCGTCTGATCTCAGAAGAGCAAGGTGCCTTTCAAAAGGGGAAGATGATCCATGACAACATATCTGTGGCTTCTGAGCTTGGAAATTTAATGTTCTTTGCAAATAGAGGTGGGGGCCTTGGTCTTAAAATTGACATAAGGAAGGCTTATGATACTATTTCCCTAGTCATTCATTTTTCAGGTTTTGAGTAA